The proteins below come from a single Elusimicrobiales bacterium genomic window:
- a CDS encoding acetyl-CoA C-acetyltransferase, with protein sequence MTQAYIAGGARTAIGNFGGALADVTAAELGRTVVAGLIKKHGLDPAAVDEVLMGCILQAGQGQNVARQAAVNAGIPKEKTALTVNMVCGSGMRAVAMAAQSVKCGDAQLVLAGGTESMSNSPYLLKKARTGYRMGNGELVDSMIADGLWDIFNNYHMGITAENLAAKYGITRQEQDAFATASQNKAEKAIAAGKFRDEILPVMIPQRKGEPVAFEKDEFPKAGVTAEKLGALRPAFKKDGTVTAANSSGINDGAACVIVASEEAVKANNLKPLARIASYAWHGTDPSVMGIGPVEAVRAALAKAGWKLSDVGLIEANEAFAAQSLAVAKELGFNGDIVNVNGGAIALGHPIGASGARILITLLYEMRRRAVKKGLATLCIGGGMGIAMCVELA encoded by the coding sequence ATGACACAGGCGTACATAGCGGGCGGCGCAAGGACCGCCATAGGAAATTTCGGCGGCGCGCTGGCCGACGTGACGGCGGCGGAGCTGGGCAGGACTGTGGTCGCCGGGCTGATTAAAAAACACGGGCTGGACCCCGCCGCGGTTGATGAAGTGCTGATGGGCTGCATCCTTCAGGCCGGGCAAGGCCAGAACGTGGCGCGGCAGGCCGCCGTGAACGCCGGCATTCCAAAGGAAAAGACCGCGCTTACCGTGAACATGGTCTGCGGCTCCGGCATGAGGGCGGTGGCGATGGCGGCGCAGTCGGTCAAATGCGGCGACGCGCAGCTTGTGCTGGCCGGCGGAACGGAGAGCATGAGCAATTCGCCCTATCTGCTTAAAAAAGCCCGCACCGGCTACAGAATGGGCAACGGCGAGCTTGTGGACAGCATGATTGCCGACGGTCTCTGGGACATTTTCAACAATTACCACATGGGCATAACCGCAGAGAATCTGGCCGCCAAATACGGCATCACCCGCCAGGAGCAGGATGCTTTCGCCACCGCCTCGCAGAACAAGGCGGAAAAGGCCATCGCCGCCGGGAAGTTCAGGGATGAAATCCTCCCGGTGATGATACCGCAGCGCAAGGGCGAGCCGGTGGCTTTTGAAAAAGACGAGTTTCCCAAAGCCGGCGTTACGGCGGAGAAGCTGGGCGCGCTGCGCCCCGCGTTCAAAAAGGACGGCACGGTTACCGCTGCCAATTCCTCCGGCATCAACGACGGCGCGGCCTGCGTTATCGTGGCTTCCGAGGAAGCGGTGAAAGCCAACAACCTCAAGCCGCTGGCCAGAATTGCCTCATACGCCTGGCACGGCACGGACCCGTCGGTGATGGGTATAGGGCCGGTGGAGGCCGTCAGGGCCGCGCTGGCCAAGGCGGGCTGGAAACTCTCCGACGTCGGCCTTATAGAGGCCAACGAGGCTTTCGCCGCCCAGTCGCTTGCGGTCGCAAAGGAGCTGGGCTTTAACGGCGATATCGTAAACGTCAACGGCGGCGCGATAGCGCTGGGCCATCCCATCGGCGCAAGCGGCGCGCGC